The following proteins come from a genomic window of Bubalus kerabau isolate K-KA32 ecotype Philippines breed swamp buffalo chromosome 20, PCC_UOA_SB_1v2, whole genome shotgun sequence:
- the LOC129634997 gene encoding cathelicidin-2, which yields METQRASLSLGRWSLWLLLLGLVLPSASAQALSYREAVLRAVDQFNERSSEANLYRLLELDPTPNDDFDPGTRKPVSFKVKETDCPRTTQQPLEQCDFKKNGLVKQCVGTVTLDPSNDQFDINCNELQSVRFPPPIRRPPIRPPIRPPILPPIGPPILPPIRPPFRPLEGPFPGRR from the exons ATGGAGACCCAGAGGGCCAGCCTCTCCCTGGGACGGTGGTCACTGTGGCTACTGCTGCTGGGACTGGTGCTGCCCTCGGCCAGCGCCCAGGCCCTCAGCTACAGGGAGGCCGTGCTTCGTGCCGTGGATCAGTTCAATGAGCGGTCCTCAGAAGCTAATCTCTACCGCCTCCTGGAGCTAGACCCTACACCCAATGAT GACTTCGACCCAGGCACCAGAAAGCCTGTGAGCTTCAAGGTGAAGGAGACCGATTGCCCCAGGACAACCCAGCAGCCCCTGGAGCAGTGTGATTTCAAGAAGAATGGG CTGGTGAAACAGTGTGTGGGGACAGTCACCCTGGACCCATCAAATGACCAATTTGACATAAACTGTAATGAG CTTCAGAGTGTCAGATTTCCTCCACCAATCCG CCGCCCGCCGATCCGCCCGCCGATCCGCCCGCCGATCCTTCCGCCGATCGGCCCGCCGATCCTCCCGCCGATCCGCCCACCGTTCCGTCCACTCGAAGGACCGTTTCCTGGTAGACGGTGA